In Pirellulales bacterium, the genomic stretch ACTCCAGACCATGAACCTCTCCAGCGGCGCCGGACAGGTTCCCAAAATCCCCTCGTAACAAACCTCGGCATTGACGGTTGGCATGGTCGGTTGGGCAGCTCGCGACGCTTTCACCATCGCCAACGTGGGCTTGATACTCGCCCGGTCGCCATGGCCAGTTTGCAGCATTTCGAAGTCGAGCACGGTCGGGTCTTCAACGGCTTTGCGCGACATGTCGCTGGGATGAATCGAGATCGGATGATGGTAGGGGTCGACGCTGCGAAGGTACGCCGCCACCTCGGTCCAACCCTTCATCTGAAACGCCGAATCCTCCGCCTTCTTCGAGGAGAGGTAATAAGGCATCGTCGCCTCACCGGCCACGCACCAAATGACGGGGCGAGCCCCGTAGCGCGCCACAAGATATCGCCAATGTTTCTTCATCCGCTCCACGCCCAGCCACGGCAGGTGACATCCCCAAGCGCCGACGATGCAGGGCGCGATGCCGCTTTCGGCCAGGTGCGCGATCCGCGGGTCCGCGGCGTCGAAGTAGGCCGGATTGATCCGGGCGTAATCGCGTTGCCAGGGGAATCCTGCTTCGTTGGCGCCGCGCTCGTCGAAAGCGGGCATGTCCGGATACAGTCCGGCCACAATCTGCACGACGTTGAAGCCCTTCTCGATCCGGTCGGCCGTCAGCGATTCGAACTCCTCCGGCCACTTGAGCCGCTTGCAGAGCCCCATCCACCACGTATCACCAAGCCAGAGAAACGGCGTTCCATCGGCATGCTCGAAGTGTTTCCGGTCCGACGCCACGCGCACCGGGCCATGGCGATAGAACGGATTATTCCCGTCGTATTTCCCGACGCGGATGATGCCGCGTGCGCCGTGAAGGTCGGGGTTGGCGGCGTCGGAACATTGTGTCCGATAGCGATAGTCACCAGGCCGCGCGGCGCTGTAGCGGATCCGCCAGGTCTGCCCATCGGCCCAAAACGCCGGCACGACTTGGGTGCTGCCTTCGGACGCCGTAACTAGCGCATCGACCGTCACGTCGTTGAACGGGTCGGCGTACTGCTTCCGCGATGTGAACGAGATTTCACAGGCGCGGTTGGCCGTCCCCTCGGTCACCTTGTCTCCGTCGGCGCGGGCCACACCCGACGTCGCTATAACGATCGCCGTAAGAATGTATGTCCGCGATAGCATAGGGCCATTGAAGCTTTTTCACATCGTTGATCGCCGCCCTCTAAATCTTGGGCCGCGTCTCGATCGCCCGGCGGAGCGTAGCGAGCACTTGCTCGCGCTCCTCGCCGACGAGCGGCAGCCGCGGCTCGCGGACCCATTCGGCCCCCAGCCCCGTTTCTTGCACCGCGAGCTTGATGTACTGGACGAACTTCACGTGCGTGTCGAGCTTCAAGAGCGGATAGAACCAGCGGTGCATCGCCCGAGCTTCGTCCCAGCGGCCGCGGCGCGTCAGCTCCCAGAAATGCTGATTTTCGCGTGGAAAGGCAATGCCCGCTCCCGCGACCCAGCCGTCGATCCCCAAAGTGGCCGATTCAAGAATCAAGTCATCCACCCCGCTGAACAACGAGAATCGGTCTCCCAAGAGGATGCGAATCTCCGTGATCCGCCGCGTGTTGGCCGAACTTTCCTTCACCGCGACGAAGTTCTCGATGTCGGCCAACTCGGAGAGCTGAGCGGGCGTGATATCGACCGGGTAACCGATCGGATTGTTGTACAGCATCCACGGAAGCGCAGTGGCAGCCGCGACCCCGCGGAAATGATTTAGAGCTTCGCGGCCATCCGCGCGATACACCATCGCCGGCATCACCATGAATCCGCTCGCGCCGAGCGCCTCGCAATCGCGCACATATTGGCAGGCTGCGGCGGTGCTCATCTCCGCCACGCCGCTGAGCACCGGCACTCGCCCATTGGCCGCGCGAACGGCCATCTCGACCACGCGCCGCTTCTCGTCGGCGGTCAGCGTTTGATTCTCCCCGAGCGATCCGCACATGATCAGCCCGCTGACGCAGGATTCCAGTAGCACCTCGATGTGTCGCGCGGTCGCCGGCAGGTCGAGCGATTGATCCTGCTTGAACTGCGTCGTGACGGCGGGGAAAACGCCTTGCCATTTAGGATGCGTCATAGTACGTATGAAAAACCCCGCCGGCCATGAAAGAGATGGTCAGCGGGGCCACATTGCCATGGCGGCGGCCTCGACGCTCGCCGCCGGACAGAAGAATTCAACGATCAGCAGAGACGACGGGCCTTGCGCCGCAACGCCGCGAGCAGAGCAAAGCCGCTTCCCAAAGCCATGAGCAACAAACTCGAAGGCTCGGGCACCGACGACGAGCCGACGCCGCCATTGCTTCCACCCAATGATGATCCGCTGCCGGCCGACGAACCGTCGGAGGCAAGCGAACTCGGCGCGCTGGTCGTGCCGGCGGCGAACGGGCCGCTCGGAGCGAGCGATCCAGCCAGGGCAAATCCGCTCGCCAGCGGATTGCCGCTGGCATCCGAGGCAGCGATCGTTACCAGCGCGGCGCTGGTCGCAGTGCCGCCGATGACCAAACTCTTCTGAACAATGTGGTCCGCGGTCAGGTCACTGCCGGCGTTAACTGTCGTGACACCGGTTGGACCATCGATCGCACCGACCTGTTGGTGTGTGCCGCTCACCAAGACATTTCCGCTGTTGACCACGTGCACGCGCAATGCGGCGGTGGTTGGAGGTGACGAATCCGGCGAAGACAAATCCGAGAAGGAGCCGGCCAGTTCTAAAGTCGTACCCGCCGTCACCGTGGCTCTGCTTCCAGCGCCGATGGTGGCCGCGCCAGTGCCGTTTGCGAACCGCAGCGTGCCGCCGCTTACGAGGATTGAACTTCCGCCGTCCAACGTCGACGCTCCCTGGACCACCAGCGTGCCCGCGTTGGCTTTCGTGATCACGCGAGCGGTGCCTCCCGTGCTGAGCGAAGCGAGCACGGCCGTACCCGTGCCCATGCCGTTGTTGGAAACGTCGAACGTCGGGTTGCCGTTGAGCGTTGCGTTGCCGAGATTCAAAGTATATGGCTGGTCCATTCCCGAGCTACCGCCGGTGACAAACAACGTGTGGCTGTCAATCGTCAACGGGCCCGTGATGCCGCCGGCACTGCCGCCGGTCACATCGACCGTCGAGTTGCCGGTGATCGTCAGAGCATTGGCCAAGGTGGCCGATGAGCCGCCGGGAGTGGCGTCGACAAATTCAATCCCATGCAGTCCAACGTTCGACGGGCTGCTGGGGTCGTGAAGCAAGACAAAGTCGATTGCCCCACCGGAACCACCGGCGCTCGTGTTGACTGCCGGATAGAAGAAATAGTTCGAGTTGGCCAACGCGGGCGACGTAGCGTCCAAGGTCGTCGCGGTCGTTCCAAAGGCCGTAGCCTGGATGAAGCCGGGAAATGCAGCATTCGCGTCGTTCGCGTCGTTGGTTATGCCGAAATATGGCTTATCGGCTGAACCGGGTTGTCCGGCCCCAATTTGCTTCAGATATCCGCCTCCAACACCGCCGTCTTGGAAGTCCCCGAAATACACATAAACATCCGTCTTGGCGTAGGGGAGACCGGCGATGCTGAAGGTCGTGGCGGCAGCGGGGGCGGCGTTACCGAATCCGGGCGCCGTCGAGGCCACCGTCGTGTCCAAATACCCGTTCATCAGGGCCGTATTGCCGTGCTCCAAGGCTGCGGTCTGCGTGATCGACCAGCCGTTTGCGGGCGTATGGTAAGCAATCGTCGCCGCAGTGGGGACCCCCAGATTATCGGAGACCACGTTAGCATTCGGAGTCTGAATGCCGGTGTTGGGGTTGCCACCGTTAAAGTTGGCAAGAACTTGGGTACCGGTGATGGGACCACTGCCGGCGCCACCGGCGCCGCCACCGTTGGCATTGTTCCAATTCGCCATCGAGAACACTCCCGCCGATTCCCCGACCGGCACGCTGCCGGCCCCGACAGCCCCGGCGTTGAAGCCGATGTTCCCAATAATATTGACCCCGATAGCCGACTTCGGAAGCAGACCCAACTGCAATTTGCCGCCGGTCATCCCGACCGTATTGGTGCCAAGAGCTTTATTGTTCGTGACCACCGTCAGGCCGTTGCTGATCGCGGTGCCGCCCGAATACGTTCCGGGAGTGCCGACGGCCAACGTGCCGGCCCCGATCATGCTCAGGGATTGCGATCCGCCGGTCTCGCCGATCTTCGCCAATGTCAAGGTGGTATTAGCGGCCGGGTTGACCGTGGATGGGGCGGTTAGCGTTGTCGTGCCGAGAGTCAGGCTCGAACCGGCGACACCTGTCAGGTTGAGTTGGGCGCCGACTCGCGCAGTTCCCATCGTTGCCGCCGACGGATTCGCCCCGTCGGTCACGTTCACGGTCGAATTGCCGGCCACGGTCAAGCCGGCCCGATACGACTGGACGCCAGTGGTGTTGCCAGCCAAGTTCAGAGTCGATCCGCTATTCAAAGTGACCGCTCCCGTGCCAAGCGGATCTGCGGCTCCCGTGGCCCAAGGACCGGCGGTGACCGTCACGTTGGCGCTGACTTGCAACCCGCCGCTCCACGAGTTGGTGTTGTTGGTGAGCGTGAGCCCGCCAGGGCCGGTTGCCGCGACCACGCCGGGCCCGGTGATCTGGCTACTGCTGAAGGTAATGCCGGGACCTGCCGGTGGATCAAACGCCAGTGTGCCACCGGCGGAGACGTTCGTAGTCCCGGTATACGTGGGGGCTTGGCTCATACTCAGTGTGCCGGTGCCGATCTTGTTAATGCCACTGCCGACGCCCAACTCGCTCAGTACCCCGTCGTATTGCGTGCTTTGGTTATTGTTGCCGATGTTCAGCGTGATGGGTCCAACATTACTGTCCTGAAGCGCCAAGCTAGCCGGACCCTTCAACCCGCCGAGCGTGAATGGCGTGAGACCCACTGCAAACTGCACGCTGTTGGCAACCGTCATGTTCAATGTGCTGTTCTGTAAAGCCGCGGCGTTGCCGAGAGTGAGAAGTCCCCCGCCGGTCACATTCGTATCACCGCTAAACGTATTGGCGTTCAACAGCGTCAGGCTGCCTACGGGTCCGCTGCTGCTCAGGGTGAGGCCAAGGGACATCGAGCCAGCGCCATCCGCCAGGACGCCGGCGTACGAATTCAGGACTATGGAGTTGACGGTGAGCGTCGCGGCCGACGACGCGGAACCGTTGACGACCGTTCCATTTGCGCTCGTGGAGTTCAAGCTGCTGACCGTGACGGAGATGCCGTTCAGAGCCAACGTGCCGGTGCTCAGCGGAGTGAAGGTCACCGAGTTCCACAAGTTGGCGGCGGAATTGAGCGCTCCCGCATTACCCACGCGCAGCGTGCCAGCATCGATGACGACCCCGCCTGTAAATGTATTATTGCCGCCCAACGCCCAAGTTCCGGCGCCGGTCTTGAATAAGCTCAGCGTACCTCCGGCAGATCCATCTCCGACGACGCCACCCAACGTGTTCGCGCCGGCGTTGGCTCCCGCCAGCGTCAACGTGGTGTTGTTTTTCGGTCCGGGATTGGTGCTGACGCCAGTGATCCCGCCGCCGATATTCAACAGGTTCGTGGCGGAGTTGCTGGCGATCGTGTAGTTCCCGTTATCTCCTTCCAGGACGAGCGGGGCGTTGACATTTTGGTCGTTCGCGACCGCCGAGGTGGTCTGGATCGTCCCGCCGTTGCTCAACCGCAACGCATTGCCTCCGGTGCTGCCGACGGTGTAGGCCGATGCCGTGGACTCGAACGTAATGCTGCGCACGTTTTGAGTCGCACTATCGACAACCACGGAGGTCCGACTGCTGACGGCGTTGAAGTCCGCCGTGTCGGGGCTGTCGGTCGCGGCAGTTGAACCGGGAACGATGAGGCCAGTCCAGTTCGCCGCGTCAGACCAGTTGCTTGTCAAGAGCGAGCCCCCCGTCCAACTCTTCGCGGCAACGATCTGCAGATTAATCGCCGTTCCCGTGCTGGTGAAAATGTATGTGTCGCCGGGCAACGCCGAATTGCCGGGCGAGAAGGACGTGGTCGTGAAGTTTGCGACGCTGGCAGCCGTTATCAACTTGTAGTTGCCAGGACCGATGCTCCCCAGCCCGCCGGCGCCTGCGTTGTCGGCCAGGTTCACCTTGACGATCCCGCCGGACGTTGGGAGCGTCAACGCACCAGCGTCCGCGATCAGATCGCCATTTGGTGCAGAGCCGAGCGTGAAAGCGAGCGTGCCGCTGTTAAGGATCGCCAGGGAGTTGGCATTCGCGATATTGATGTCCCCCGCGCCAAAGGTCCCTAACGGGCCAACCGTCACGGCGCCGGCGTTGGCGCCATTTTGGGCGACGAGGGTGCTCGGGCCTTGCGCCGTCGCCGGACCAACGGTCACGGACGAACTCGCGGCGATCGAGGCGCCGTTCAACGATAGGGTGCCGTTGAGGACCTGCGTGGGTCCCGTGTAAGTCTGAACGGCGGTGAGGTGGAACGTGGCAGTGCCGACCTTCGACAGCCCGCTCGCCGTGGCGCCGCCCGTGTCGCTCAACACACCGGTGTAGGTGGAGTTTTGGTTATTCGCTCCGACCGAGAGCGTAATGCCCATGCCGGCGCTGTCCGGGAGCGCGAGCTTAGCGGCGCCCGTGAGCCCACCCAAGGTGAACGACCCAACGCCCACATTGAACTTGACCATGGGGGACGTGGCAGTCGGGCCGCTGTCGATCGACATGTTCAGAGTGCTTTGGCCGAGCGCCAGCGTACTGCCTAATATCAAAAGGCCGTTGGTGGGAGTGGTGTTGGGAGAAATGATGCTGGCCGTGACATCGGTTTCGCCATTGTAGGTGTTGGATCCGGAGAGGATCAGGCTGCCCGGAGTGGCGTTGCTGTCGGAAAGCGTGAGTCCGCCGTCCAGGGCCGCCCCTAGTGCGGGATCATGGCTCAGATTCTGCGAGATATTGACATTTGCGAAGCCGTTGGTGTCGATGATCGCCCCGGTCCCCGGAGTGTTCGCTGTTCCCGTAATCCTGGCCGCGGTCAGGGCCCGAACGATTCGTCCACTGGCAAGATTGGGATTCCCAGGTCCCATAAAAAACGGCAATAGATCCCCCGCTACCGTCGGGGTCCCTGGACCACGGGAAACTCTCAGTAGGCCGCCGTTAAAATCAAACACGGAGGTCCCGCCAGCGGTGATTTTCAAGATTTGGGGCGTTAGAAGAATACCGCCGTTCAGATTGTACGTCCCAGTACCCTGGATCACGACGCCGTTCTGATTTCCACCACTCAAATCGACGAAGCCGCCGTTCTGATTGAAGGCGGCCGTGCCGCCGCCGGTGGCAAGGACAATACTATCGTTAGCATTGCTCAAGCTACCGAGGCTACCCGTGCCGGTGACTTGCAAAAGGACTTTGTTCGCTCCAGAACTTGGCCCGCTAATCGTGTAGGTGGCTGGGCCCGAACTGGAACCGACGATGACGTCGTCTCCCACGATGGCCTGGCTCCCATTGCCGCTGCCGTTGTCCTGAACGAACGTTCCCGAGCCGGAATTATTGGCAATCGCGATGCGCGGTCCAAAATACTGACCGCCGTGCAGGTTGTAGGTGCCGGCGTTAGCCCCATTGCCTACGACGGCACCCCAGCCGGCGTTGACGGCAAAAGTCGCGGTGCCGCCGTTCTGCGTAAACACGGCGGGTCCAGCGGCGGCGGTGGCGCCGTGGCCGATCCACGCTTCACCGTTGCTAATGTAGGTGGTATTGGTCCCCATCGTGAAGGTGCCGCCGGTGGAGGTCCCGTCGGCCATAATCAACTGTGCGCTGTTCGTTGAGCCAACCGTCAGACTCGATGGATTAGCGGCAGTTCCCGACAATGTGTAACTGCCGGTG encodes the following:
- a CDS encoding dihydrodipicolinate synthase family protein: MTHPKWQGVFPAVTTQFKQDQSLDLPATARHIEVLLESCVSGLIMCGSLGENQTLTADEKRRVVEMAVRAANGRVPVLSGVAEMSTAAACQYVRDCEALGASGFMVMPAMVYRADGREALNHFRGVAAATALPWMLYNNPIGYPVDITPAQLSELADIENFVAVKESSANTRRITEIRILLGDRFSLFSGVDDLILESATLGIDGWVAGAGIAFPRENQHFWELTRRGRWDEARAMHRWFYPLLKLDTHVKFVQYIKLAVQETGLGAEWVREPRLPLVGEEREQVLATLRRAIETRPKI
- a CDS encoding autotransporter-associated beta strand repeat-containing protein, encoding MLLLAQARVANAATDVQWNVAGPADWNTAANWLPATVPANGSPLSATNGANAHIGNGGTATITSAAGTTPTIDRLLFDGAAGGTVTQTSDTLTLTGLDAGLAIPATPGGIQMGTIALNAGATDNYNLNGTGAINAAGYVYIGQVGGATGGLSTFTQGADLAGTTSMTIGASRLEIGGGQGATGGNGLYILDSGTVNIAGNGVSGEVGRVGSGSGTARGELDINGGTFNASSDFYEGRGTGSTGLIAQTGGTANIGTLGNNLILGNGGTGAGTYNLSNGTLNVGNLTTNAGGIILGNGSGGIQTINISQLGAASTSLDAARLTVGAAAGTTGIVNQSGGSTLINTSVILANAAGATGGFNQSGGFVTVDNALTIGGAGGGTGSYTLSGTAANPSSLTVGSTNSAQLIMADGTSTGGTFTMGTNTTYISNGEAWIGHGATAAAGPAVFTQNGGTATFAVNAGWGAVVGNGANAGTYNLHGGQYFGPRIAIANNSGSGTFVQDNGSGNGSQAIVGDDVIVGSSSGPATYTISGPSSGANKVLLQVTGTGSLGSLSNANDSIVLATGGGTAAFNQNGGFVDLSGGNQNGVVIQGTGTYNLNGGILLTPQILKITAGGTSVFDFNGGLLRVSRGPGTPTVAGDLLPFFMGPGNPNLASGRIVRALTAARITGTANTPGTGAIIDTNGFANVNISQNLSHDPALGAALDGGLTLSDSNATPGSLILSGSNTYNGETDVTASIISPNTTPTNGLLILGSTLALGQSTLNMSIDSGPTATSPMVKFNVGVGSFTLGGLTGAAKLALPDSAGMGITLSVGANNQNSTYTGVLSDTGGATASGLSKVGTATFHLTAVQTYTGPTQVLNGTLSLNGASIAASSSVTVGPATAQGPSTLVAQNGANAGAVTVGPLGTFGAGDINIANANSLAILNSGTLAFTLGSAPNGDLIADAGALTLPTSGGIVKVNLADNAGAGGLGSIGPGNYKLITAASVANFTTTSFSPGNSALPGDTYIFTSTGTAINLQIVAAKSWTGGSLLTSNWSDAANWTGLIVPGSTAATDSPDTADFNAVSSRTSVVVDSATQNVRSITFESTASAYTVGSTGGNALRLSNGGTIQTTSAVANDQNVNAPLVLEGDNGNYTIASNSATNLLNIGGGITGVSTNPGPKNNTTLTLAGANAGANTLGGVVGDGSAGGTLSLFKTGAGTWALGGNNTFTGGVVIDAGTLRVGNAGALNSAANLWNSVTFTPLSTGTLALNGISVTVSSLNSTSANGTVVNGSASSAATLTVNSIVLNSYAGVLADGAGSMSLGLTLSSSGPVGSLTLLNANTFSGDTNVTGGGLLTLGNAAALQNSTLNMTVANSVQFAVGLTPFTLGGLKGPASLALQDSNVGPITLNIGNNNQSTQYDGVLSELGVGSGINKIGTGTLSMSQAPTYTGTTNVSAGGTLAFDPPAGPGITFSSSQITGPGVVAATGPGGLTLTNNTNSWSGGLQVSANVTVTAGPWATGAADPLGTGAVTLNSGSTLNLAGNTTGVQSYRAGLTVAGNSTVNVTDGANPSAATMGTARVGAQLNLTGVAGSSLTLGTTTLTAPSTVNPAANTTLTLAKIGETGGSQSLSMIGAGTLAVGTPGTYSGGTAISNGLTVVTNNKALGTNTVGMTGGKLQLGLLPKSAIGVNIIGNIGFNAGAVGAGSVPVGESAGVFSMANWNNANGGGAGGAGSGPITGTQVLANFNGGNPNTGIQTPNANVVSDNLGVPTAATIAYHTPANGWSITQTAALEHGNTALMNGYLDTTVASTAPGFGNAAPAAATTFSIAGLPYAKTDVYVYFGDFQDGGVGGGYLKQIGAGQPGSADKPYFGITNDANDANAAFPGFIQATAFGTTATTLDATSPALANSNYFFYPAVNTSAGGSGGAIDFVLLHDPSSPSNVGLHGIEFVDATPGGSSATLANALTITGNSTVDVTGGSAGGITGPLTIDSHTLFVTGGSSGMDQPYTLNLGNATLNGNPTFDVSNNGMGTGTAVLASLSTGGTARVITKANAGTLVVQGASTLDGGSSILVSGGTLRFANGTGAATIGAGSRATVTAGTTLELAGSFSDLSSPDSSPPTTAALRVHVVNSGNVLVSGTHQQVGAIDGPTGVTTVNAGSDLTADHIVQKSLVIGGTATSAALVTIAASDASGNPLASGFALAGSLAPSGPFAAGTTSAPSSLASDGSSAGSGSSLGGSNGGVGSSSVPEPSSLLLMALGSGFALLAALRRKARRLC
- a CDS encoding DUF4038 domain-containing protein, translating into MLSRTYILTAIVIATSGVARADGDKVTEGTANRACEISFTSRKQYADPFNDVTVDALVTASEGSTQVVPAFWADGQTWRIRYSAARPGDYRYRTQCSDAANPDLHGARGIIRVGKYDGNNPFYRHGPVRVASDRKHFEHADGTPFLWLGDTWWMGLCKRLKWPEEFESLTADRIEKGFNVVQIVAGLYPDMPAFDERGANEAGFPWQRDYARINPAYFDAADPRIAHLAESGIAPCIVGAWGCHLPWLGVERMKKHWRYLVARYGARPVIWCVAGEATMPYYLSSKKAEDSAFQMKGWTEVAAYLRSVDPYHHPISIHPSDMSRKAVEDPTVLDFEMLQTGHGDRASIKPTLAMVKASRAAQPTMPTVNAEVCYEGILGTCPAPLERFMVWSCLLSGTAGHTYGANGIWQVNRREQSFGASPHGGDYGTTPWDEAMALPGSRQTGLARKLLERFDWWRFEPHPAWVAPSPIEPLEGSFTWGAWIWYPEGDPAVDAPAERRFFRRVFAAPDGQRIVRAMLHVSVDDRFTTYLNGVRVGSHHGWDTPQRYDVTSLVKSGDNVLAVAGENVAAPVPKNPAGLLCCLQITFGDGKPMEVRSDANWRCAQQEAKGWQTVAFNDRDWTTARVVAKYGRPPWGVLSTEPSLAVFASGIRGKVRVVYVTQAVPVRVTELEANVRYRARLFNPVSGKETDLGEVVADTGGAWASPTPPAGTEDWVLVLESK